Proteins from a single region of Hordeum vulgare subsp. vulgare chromosome 6H, MorexV3_pseudomolecules_assembly, whole genome shotgun sequence:
- the LOC123403726 gene encoding cold-responsive protein kinase 1-like, translating into MGCSPFFCYRSGATRQQISTHTEDLPGDINTIRYTYRELARATENFNPSNKIGEGGFGSVYKGRLRNGKLIAVKVLSVESRQGLKEFLNELMSISNISHGNLVSLYGYCVEGNQRILVYNYLENNSLAQTLLGSGRNNIQFNWRSRVNICLGIARGLAYLHDDVNPHIVHRDIKASNILLDKDLTPKISDFGLAKLLPPNASHISTRVAGTLGYLAPEYAIRGQVTRKSDVYSFGVLLLEIVSGRSNTSSRLPYEDQILLEKFPEVTNGVLLLQTWMYYEQGDLAKIIDSSVGDDLDVEQACRFLKIGLLCTQDVTRHRPTMSTVVSMLTGEKDVESEKISKPATISDFMDLKIRSMRRENNIAFASSSTLLSTIMAHSSPLLSQETTQASITFTTISEHE; encoded by the exons ATGGGTTGTTCTCCTTTCTTCTGCTATAGAAGTGGGGCAACACGTCAGCAAATTTCTACACATACTGAAG ACCTCCCTGGTGATATTAATACAATAAGGTACACTTATAGGGAGCTGGCAAGGGCAACAGAAAATTTTAACCCATCCAACAAGATTGGTGAGGGGGGTTTTGGGTCTGTATATAAG GGGCGGCTAAGGAATGGAAAACTTATTGCTGTCAAGGTGCTATCTGTAGAATCAAGACAAGGACTAAAGGAGTTTCTGAATGAACTTATGTCAATTTCCAACATATCTCATGGCAATCTTGTCAGCCTTTATGGGTATTGTGTGGAAGGAAACCAGAGGATCCTAGTATACAATTACCTTGAGAATAATAGCCTTGCACAAACACTTCTAG GTTCTGGCCGCAACAATATCCAGTTCAATTGGAGAAGTAGAGTAAATATTTGCCTTGGTATTGCCCGCGGATTAGcatacctccatgatgatgtcaATCCCCACATTGTTCATCGGGATATCAAAGCAAGCAATATACTTCTTGATAAGGATCTCACCCCCAAAATTTCTGATTTTGGTTTAGCAAAACTTCTACCTCCAAATGCGTCACATATTAGCACACGGGTTGCAGGAACATT AGGTTACTTGGCTCCTGAGTATGCCATTCGAGGACAAGTGACACGGAAGTCAGATGTTTATAGTTTTGGTGTTTTGCTTCTGGAAATAGTCAGTGGGAGATCCAACACCAGTTCAAGATTACCCTATGAAGACCAGATACTTCTGGAAAAG TTCCCAGAGGTTACCAATGGGGTTCTCCTCTTGCAGACATGGATGTATTATGAGCAGGGAGATTTGGCGAAAATCATAGACAGTTCtgtgggtgatgatttggatGTTGAACAAGCCTGCAGGTTCCTGAAAATTGGACTTCTCTGTACACAAGATGTCACAAGACATCGACCCACTATGTCAACTGTTGTCAGCATGCTGACGGGCGAAAAGGATGTTGAGTCGGAGAAGATCAGCAAGCCCGCTACAATTAGCGACTTTATGGACCTTAAGATCAGGAGCATGAGGAGAGAAAATAACATAGCTTTCGCCTCATCCTCCACGTTGCTATCCACTATCATGGCACACTCTTCTCCTTTGTTGTCGCAAGAGACGACACAAGCCTCCATAACATTCACCACAATATCAGAGCATGAATGA